A single window of Rhizobium indicum DNA harbors:
- a CDS encoding paraquat-inducible protein A: MPSRGGNTGRRQSVHAKCRIDERFRAMSALSMARPVLLVAAPFFLALGLVLPLVRFETLYFFDETPSLIEIIVSLWQGGDGLLAAIVALVSILLPFLKMIGITVEAMGITAEATAAGGGAGSLFYRRVVPHLSKWSMMDVLLVAIVIAAAKTTGLADAFTQPGLWCYAASSMISGLLHSLMGDASGPK; this comes from the coding sequence GTGCCAAGCCGTGGAGGCAATACGGGCAGGAGACAGAGTGTTCATGCAAAATGTCGGATCGATGAGAGGTTCAGGGCAATGAGTGCGCTTTCGATGGCTCGCCCCGTGCTTCTCGTGGCTGCGCCGTTCTTCCTGGCGCTCGGCCTCGTCTTGCCGCTGGTCCGTTTCGAGACGCTGTATTTCTTCGACGAAACGCCGTCGCTCATCGAAATCATCGTCTCGCTTTGGCAAGGCGGGGACGGGCTGCTGGCGGCAATCGTCGCCCTGGTTTCGATCCTGCTCCCGTTTCTGAAGATGATCGGCATCACCGTGGAGGCGATGGGGATCACCGCAGAAGCGACGGCCGCCGGGGGTGGGGCCGGCAGCCTGTTCTATCGTCGCGTCGTACCGCATCTGTCCAAGTGGTCGATGATGGATGTGCTGCTCGTCGCGATCGTCATTGCGGCGGCGAAGACGACGGGGCTGGCGGATGCCTTCACGCAGCCCGGCCTCTGGTGCTACGCGGCCTCGTCAATGATTTCGGGCCTTCTTCATTCCCTCATGGGAGATGCGTCCGGCCCGAAATAA
- a CDS encoding DUF1153 domain-containing protein, translated as MTEMIRPRVKYVIGPDGSPLTIADLPPPNTRRWVIRRKAEVVAAVRGGLLSLEEACERYTLTVEEFLSWQSSINSHGLAGLRTTRIQQYRH; from the coding sequence ATGACCGAAATGATACGTCCCCGAGTAAAATATGTCATCGGCCCCGATGGCAGCCCCCTGACGATCGCGGATCTTCCGCCGCCCAATACGCGGCGCTGGGTGATTCGCCGGAAGGCAGAGGTTGTCGCGGCTGTCCGCGGTGGCTTGTTGAGCTTGGAAGAGGCCTGCGAGCGTTACACGCTCACGGTCGAAGAATTCCTGTCCTGGCAGTCGTCGATCAACAGCCACGGTCTTGCCGGCCTGCGCACCACGCGCATTCAGCAATATCGTCACTGA